One segment of Saprospiraceae bacterium DNA contains the following:
- a CDS encoding RHS repeat-associated core domain-containing protein, translating to MDAIYHAEGRCTPNGATAFHYEYTLKDHLGNARVNFRANGAAVTFLEEMHYYPFGMQMEGMGTQNPANKYLYNGKELNDDLGLNWSDYGARWYDAALGRWWSVDPLAVKMPNWAVYNYAFNNPLRFIDPNGAQPGDPEKLKQAAKNAVSTVTTNDPSGSLPARCNVGVSAAFKELTGSDELSSMRANQMIDYMKSSSNFTEVTIDQVQELANQGEIVVAGYQSSSYLKNKSLLDDQQKPDSEISSGHVALAVPGEALKSGGTWNGQKSKDMEGGIPNLMDTGRDMRAESQPANQSFGKGKQGDVKFFHYIGGGTPEPPVNDSNPVSLPQATVTSTRTFPKGTSIIRYYATDKRN from the coding sequence TTGGACGCCATCTACCACGCCGAGGGGCGCTGCACGCCTAACGGGGCCACAGCCTTCCACTACGAATACACCCTCAAAGACCATTTAGGCAACGCGCGGGTGAACTTCCGCGCCAACGGTGCGGCGGTGACCTTCCTCGAAGAAATGCACTACTACCCGTTTGGAATGCAAATGGAGGGCATGGGTACACAAAACCCTGCGAACAAGTATCTTTACAACGGCAAGGAATTGAACGACGACTTGGGGCTGAACTGGTCGGATTACGGGGCGAGGTGGTATGATGCGGCGCTGGGGAGGTGGTGGAGTGTGGATCCGTTGGCGGTGAAGATGCCCAACTGGGCAGTATATAATTACGCCTTTAACAATCCCTTAAGATTTATTGACCCAAATGGAGCACAACCAGGCGATCCAGAAAAGTTAAAGCAGGCTGCTAAAAATGCGGTTTCGACTGTTACGACAAATGATCCTTCTGGATCTCTGCCAGCAAGATGTAATGTCGGTGTGAGTGCAGCTTTCAAAGAATTGACTGGTAGTGACGAATTAAGTAGTATGCGTGCTAATCAAATGATAGATTACATGAAAAGTTCTTCTAATTTTACAGAAGTGACGATAGATCAAGTTCAAGAATTAGCTAATCAAGGTGAAATAGTGGTCGCGGGATATCAAAGTTCTTCTTATTTAAAAAATAAAAGTTTACTGGATGACCAACAAAAACCTGATTCTGAGATTTCATCAGGCCATGTCGCATTAGCGGTACCTGGCGAGGCACTCAAATCAGGCGGAACTTGGAATGGACAGAAATCTAAGGATATGGAAGGTGGAATACCCAATCTTATGGATACAGGTAGAGATATGCGTGCGGAAAGTCAACCTGCCAACCAGTCTTTTGGCAAAGGCAAACAAGGGGATGTTAAATTTTTTCATTATATTGGTGGTGGCACACCTGAACCGCCCGTAAACGATTCTAATCCTGTCTCTCTGCCTCAAGCAACTGTAACATCGACACGAACTTTTCCTAAAGGGACTAGCATAATCCGCTATTATGCAACGGATAAAAGAAATTAA
- a CDS encoding ISAs1 family transposase, with protein MFLVVSAVTSGLTTWEEIVDFGEEKLARLRKYLAYESGIPSHDTVNRVMSIINYRTFEQCFINWATMDISLPSGAVISVDGKKIRGSATKKEQQTAHADGGKLAKHIVHAWCSELQICLGQRRVSSKSNEITAIRSFGPSETARLCCDNRRHRLPEKNNGKNHLRASRLFHRGERQSRSIGAGHFPPCLVFPSRRACVF; from the coding sequence TTGTTTTTGGTCGTCAGCGCGGTGACAAGCGGGCTGACGACATGGGAAGAGATCGTTGATTTTGGCGAGGAGAAATTGGCGCGGCTGCGCAAGTACTTGGCCTATGAATCGGGCATACCATCGCACGACACGGTCAATCGGGTGATGTCCATCATCAATTATCGAACCTTCGAGCAGTGTTTTATCAACTGGGCGACGATGGACATTTCGCTTCCGAGCGGCGCGGTGATAAGCGTGGACGGCAAAAAAATACGGGGCAGCGCGACCAAGAAAGAACAGCAAACGGCGCACGCCGACGGCGGCAAATTGGCAAAACACATCGTTCACGCGTGGTGCAGCGAACTGCAGATCTGTCTGGGGCAGCGCCGCGTCAGCAGCAAATCGAATGAAATCACGGCCATCCGCTCTTTCGGACCTTCTGAAACTGCAAGGTTGTGTTGTGACAATAGACGCCATCGGCTGCCAGAAAAAAATAACGGAAAAAATCATCTGCGCGCGAGCCGACTATTTCATCGGGGTGAAAGACAATCAAGAAGCATTGGCGCTGGGCATTTTCCGCCTTGCTTGGTCTTCCCTTCTCGCCGTGCTTGTGTCTTCTGA
- a CDS encoding RHS repeat-associated core domain-containing protein, with amino-acid sequence MNFRANGTAVTFLEEMHYYPFGMLMEGIGTAAVTVNKYKYNGKELNDDLGLNWSDYGARWYDPAVCRWWSVDPLAEMALNWTPYRYGFNNPVLFFDQFGAFETKKEAKEYAKEHGIKTGWFSNNKIVKQSDGSYSIDNKNEGSSTYNDATFGGVVTAALVTATKLEPSESSTSNGSSGSNGWLTNATVATQNNPSRTGPPTHMYDFADKAPIVLTGTIAALFGVGLVIECGVGMSLGTSSTYSIPALRAAYEAEVRALSSIVNQMRASGKTAEEIAKVVHKLRREIGVKYKNMSPADKLKEFYQRNLEKYGDRLGPTLEYLRAQGKSWEQIIESAMRPGGKDLGF; translated from the coding sequence GTGAATTTCCGCGCCAACGGGACGGCGGTGACTTTCCTCGAAGAGATGCACTACTACCCCTTCGGGATGCTGATGGAAGGCATCGGCACAGCGGCGGTGACGGTGAACAAGTACAAGTACAACGGCAAGGAGTTGAACGATGATTTAGGGCTGAACTGGTCGGATTACGGTGCGCGGTGGTATGATCCAGCGGTGTGTAGATGGTGGAGCGTGGACCCGTTGGCGGAGATGGCATTAAATTGGACTCCTTATCGTTATGGCTTTAATAATCCAGTATTGTTTTTTGACCAATTTGGGGCGTTTGAGACAAAAAAAGAAGCAAAAGAGTATGCGAAAGAGCACGGTATAAAAACGGGGTGGTTTAGCAATAATAAGATTGTTAAACAATCTGATGGGTCCTATTCTATTGACAACAAGAATGAGGGGTCCTCTACATACAATGATGCCACATTTGGCGGAGTTGTCACAGCTGCCTTGGTTACTGCAACTAAACTTGAACCATCTGAATCAAGTACAAGCAACGGGAGCAGCGGGAGTAATGGGTGGTTGACGAATGCAACTGTTGCAACTCAAAATAACCCAAGTAGGACTGGCCCACCTACCCATATGTACGACTTTGCTGATAAAGCACCAATAGTTTTGACGGGTACGATTGCGGCGTTGTTTGGAGTAGGACTTGTAATCGAATGTGGAGTTGGTATGTCATTAGGCACTAGCAGTACATATAGTATACCTGCCTTAAGAGCTGCATACGAAGCTGAAGTAAGAGCCTTGTCTTCTATCGTTAACCAAATGAGGGCAAGTGGCAAGACAGCAGAAGAGATTGCAAAAGTTGTTCATAAGTTAAGGCGAGAAATAGGAGTTAAATATAAAAATATGTCGCCCGCTGATAAGCTGAAAGAATTTTATCAAAGAAATTTAGAAAAATACGGAGATAGGCTTGGCCCTACCCTTGAATACCTTCGCGCACAAGGTAAATCTTGGGAACAAATAATTGAAAGCGCTATGAGGCCAGGAGGCAAAGACCTTGGATTTTAA
- a CDS encoding IS1 family transposase codes for MFTYIAVKINQVRVWIVQCCRTRQILSFFIGDGSMDSCKRLWRKLPYEYQKCLSFSDFWTAYQCLPNETHYMVGKETGLTNHVERLNNTLRQRISRFVRKTLSFSKKEYMLNLHFKLFAYHYNLNVIS; via the coding sequence ATGTTCACTTACATCGCCGTGAAAATCAATCAAGTACGGGTCTGGATTGTCCAGTGCTGTAGAACTAGGCAGATACTTTCCTTTTTCATTGGCGATGGCTCGATGGACTCCTGCAAGCGCCTTTGGCGAAAACTACCCTACGAGTACCAAAAATGCTTGAGTTTCAGCGATTTTTGGACGGCGTACCAATGCTTGCCCAACGAAACACACTACATGGTCGGCAAGGAGACCGGTCTGACAAACCATGTTGAAAGGCTGAACAACACCTTGCGCCAGCGTATCAGCCGATTCGTCCGAAAAACCCTCTCCTTCTCCAAAAAGGAGTATATGCTCAATCTGCACTTCAAACTATTCGCATACCACTACAACTTAAATGTCATCAGTTAA
- a CDS encoding IS1 family transposase — protein MITEVRRCHRCESSNIVKNGKNRSGTQTYKCKDCGCCRVLDSKQPSRNMDPELVERAYQERQSLRGTGRLLNVSHRTVLNWLKKKPGNSPHSKPPLRKDKPTTS, from the coding sequence ATGATAACGGAAGTTCGTCGTTGCCACCGCTGTGAAAGCAGCAACATCGTCAAAAACGGGAAAAACCGCTCCGGCACCCAAACCTACAAGTGCAAAGATTGTGGTTGCTGCCGGGTATTGGACAGCAAGCAACCCAGCAGGAACATGGACCCCGAACTGGTGGAGCGTGCCTACCAAGAGCGGCAAAGCCTTCGAGGCACGGGGCGCTTGTTGAATGTCTCGCATCGGACGGTACTCAATTGGTTAAAAAAAAAGCCCGGCAACTCCCCCCATTCAAAACCACCATTGAGGAAGGACAAGCCGACGACCAGTTAG
- a CDS encoding RHS repeat-associated core domain-containing protein → MNFRANGAAVTFLEEMHYYPFGMLLEGIGSIAASNPNKYRFNGVEQNEDLGLNLNLSLFRGYDVAIGRWIQTDPLADMSPNFSSYIFSNNNPAFFNDPLGLQGDTSIVLPVVTVVAKAIDKVNKTRNQIFDWFNGVNVGYRGSGWGHGPRRWLSKQLGLGNTANNVFELVLHSQLQSSQVNFSGQLLDKVKSDPAMIEFQNNIIKILKLDPRFKNISFITKGRDQVRFGGERWSSQNENWGALNQNNPLMHGETWAVACRELTWATRHATIDYTATAKTDGTIVVYFHLSDVLDLSAQKGRSEAYNNISSALGFLYHDAAGGNINMKVNAEWQITIKQ, encoded by the coding sequence GTGAACTTCCGCGCCAACGGTGCGGCGGTGACCTTCCTCGAAGAAATGCACTATTACCCATTTGGGATGTTACTGGAAGGAATTGGTTCGATAGCAGCATCAAACCCGAACAAATATCGTTTCAACGGAGTTGAGCAAAATGAAGACTTGGGACTGAATCTTAACTTAAGTTTATTCCGTGGATACGACGTTGCTATAGGGCGCTGGATACAGACAGACCCACTTGCCGATATGTCCCCAAATTTCTCTTCATATATTTTCTCAAATAATAATCCTGCTTTTTTTAATGACCCATTAGGCCTACAAGGCGACACTTCAATAGTATTACCCGTAGTAACTGTAGTTGCTAAGGCAATAGATAAAGTTAATAAAACGCGCAACCAGATTTTTGACTGGTTTAATGGCGTTAACGTTGGGTATAGGGGTTCCGGTTGGGGGCACGGACCAAGAAGATGGTTAAGCAAACAATTGGGCTTAGGTAATACTGCAAATAATGTGTTTGAACTAGTATTGCATTCTCAACTCCAATCGTCACAAGTAAATTTTAGTGGGCAATTACTAGATAAAGTAAAAAGTGATCCAGCTATGATTGAGTTTCAAAATAACATCATTAAAATATTAAAATTGGACCCTCGATTTAAAAACATATCCTTTATTACTAAAGGAAGAGATCAAGTAAGGTTTGGAGGAGAAAGATGGAGTAGCCAAAATGAAAACTGGGGAGCCTTGAACCAAAATAATCCTTTAATGCATGGTGAAACTTGGGCGGTCGCCTGCAGAGAGTTGACATGGGCAACGCGGCATGCAACTATTGACTATACTGCGACAGCAAAAACTGACGGGACAATCGTGGTTTACTTTCATTTAAGCGACGTACTTGATTTAAGTGCGCAGAAAGGCAGGTCGGAAGCGTATAACAATATTAGCTCTGCTTTAGGTTTTCTATATCATGATGCCGCTGGAGGCAATATCAATATGAAAGTCAATGCCGAATGGCAAATAACAATAAAGCAATAA
- a CDS encoding RHS repeat-associated core domain-containing protein, with product MNFRANGTAVTFLEEMHYYPFGMQMEGMGTQNPANKYLYNGKELNDDLGLNWSDYGARWYDAALGRWWSVDPLAEEYWSCSPYNYGINNAIRFTDPDGKSIVVPLGKNRNGGVNTEAYQKTIINSIQKLTNDKLAWGKDKSGNTIIVIGEKDAHNSNKDLTFGTGLVRLLVNSGDKNIFIGAPKDSEKQGNLTYTVNTKVMLI from the coding sequence GTGAATTTCCGCGCCAACGGGACGGCGGTGACTTTCCTCGAAGAAATGCACTACTACCCGTTTGGAATGCAAATGGAGGGCATGGGTACACAAAACCCTGCGAACAAGTATCTTTACAACGGCAAGGAATTGAACGACGACTTGGGGCTGAACTGGTCGGATTACGGGGCGAGGTGGTATGATGCGGCGCTGGGAAGGTGGTGGAGCGTGGATCCGTTGGCGGAGGAATATTGGAGTTGTTCACCCTATAATTATGGAATAAATAATGCGATTCGGTTCACCGATCCAGATGGCAAAAGCATTGTTGTGCCATTAGGCAAAAATAGAAATGGCGGAGTAAATACTGAAGCGTACCAAAAAACGATTATCAACAGTATTCAAAAATTAACCAACGATAAGCTCGCTTGGGGGAAGGATAAGTCTGGGAATACTATAATTGTAATCGGGGAAAAAGATGCGCACAATTCCAATAAAGACCTAACCTTTGGAACGGGATTAGTTCGACTATTAGTGAATTCAGGAGATAAAAATATTTTCATAGGCGCTCCGAAAGATTCGGAAAAACAAGGAAATCTCACTTACACAGTAAACACTAAAGTGATGCTAATCTGA
- a CDS encoding RHS repeat-associated core domain-containing protein, giving the protein MLVRDVSCRNHLNLPNSINNSADSHITLTYTSAKGGEKLTKISPTETRNYVAGIEYLGTNLEAIYHAEGRCTPNGATAFHYEYTLKDHLGNARVNFRANGTAVTFLEEMHYYPFGMLMEGMGTQNPANKYHYNGKELNDDLGLNWYDYGARWYDAAVGRWWSVDPLAEEYSPFTSYAYGMNNPMVFIDPDGRLTIFVGGAAFGGRIKPNKINDDFTQNLIAQFRGILGDDDFHVARGSKRFLGMVSNSVWSIRHGDKIIKNVARHKALNRTINEITDRYQDAGGIDYQGKQTEEPLNLIGSSYGSVIVAQSAIHLIKEKGLRITTLTLSASPIDPNSELGQELLELEKNGLIGNIIWHPNVGDNVTGSSGNRSVGKLILNWPSIAFPNHPHNKARKNTSRTDEIIINTLMRGSEGPGTQYRAGGGSDPNPKPKPIPDQA; this is encoded by the coding sequence GTGCTCGTGCGTGATGTCTCTTGTCGCAACCACCTCAACCTCCCCAACTCCATCAACAACTCCGCAGACTCCCACATCACCCTGACCTACACTTCCGCCAAAGGCGGAGAAAAACTCACCAAAATAAGCCCCACCGAAACGCGCAACTATGTCGCCGGCATTGAGTATCTTGGCACCAACTTAGAGGCCATCTACCACGCCGAGGGGCGCTGCACGCCCAACGGCGCGACGGCGTTCCATTACGAATACACCCTCAAAGACCACTTAGGCAACGCAAGGGTGAACTTCCGCGCCAACGGCACGGCGGTGACTTTCCTCGAAGAAATGCACTACTATCCTTTTGGGATGCTGATGGAAGGCATGGGCACACAAAACCCTGCGAACAAGTATCATTACAACGGCAAGGAGTTGAATGACGACTTGGGGCTGAACTGGTACGACTATGGGGCACGGTGGTATGATGCGGCTGTGGGGAGGTGGTGGAGCGTGGATCCGCTGGCGGAGGAATACTCGCCATTTACCTCTTATGCTTATGGAATGAACAACCCGATGGTTTTTATTGACCCAGATGGCCGTCTAACAATTTTCGTAGGTGGTGCAGCATTTGGTGGCAGAATAAAGCCCAACAAAATTAATGACGATTTCACCCAGAATCTAATTGCCCAATTCAGAGGCATTTTAGGAGATGACGATTTTCATGTGGCACGGGGAAGCAAGCGATTTTTGGGCATGGTTTCAAATAGTGTATGGAGTATCAGACATGGTGATAAAATTATCAAAAATGTTGCGAGGCACAAAGCGTTAAATCGAACCATCAATGAAATTACAGATAGATATCAGGACGCTGGCGGGATTGATTATCAAGGGAAACAAACCGAAGAACCCCTAAATTTAATCGGTTCTAGTTACGGCAGCGTCATTGTGGCACAATCGGCGATACACCTCATAAAAGAAAAAGGGCTTCGAATAACTACGTTAACGCTTTCTGCCTCACCGATAGACCCTAACTCGGAACTTGGACAGGAACTCCTTGAATTGGAAAAGAATGGATTGATCGGAAATATAATATGGCACCCTAATGTGGGCGACAATGTAACTGGATCTTCAGGAAACAGGTCTGTGGGTAAGTTGATATTGAATTGGCCTTCAATTGCGTTTCCAAATCATCCGCACAATAAAGCGAGGAAAAACACTTCCCGAACTGACGAAATAATTATCAACACTTTAATGAGGGGTTCCGAAGGGCCGGGCACCCAATATCGTGCTGGAGGCGGTAGCGACCCCAATCCCAAACCTAAGCCCATACCTGATCAAGCATAA